A single genomic interval of Nymphalis io chromosome 30, ilAglIoxx1.1, whole genome shotgun sequence harbors:
- the LOC126779858 gene encoding uncharacterized protein LOC126779858: MRFYLLYKNHGLYDPVLDDTEDYYVPITEEDLQTSNISGQTYTINYADRQNVENNYGANVTKSDTKFEDQMKSNLKDVFLHINVDDLPPSARFKLPVSDEYDPEGRKMSKLQRLYQNLLNIDLKKVSQQIRLEENKTVRHTDDIRQDINREIAKEILRQNEMTKKDSIYTENNKQEWDIIRETATDIVEKSINKALSIAKMKQNTKIEKNVEFENTEIKMHKESKDIEALKESKVEKVENKTELIQEVRIKDTNEKKTTYEKKELKKVTFNEDVIEDKSYEESQNEETINIESDSRLTAEKRKLLTRQDIEEAIKPGTVRDRTEIFNKHNIINDVNKSDKYEKTYIKESEQLSKKMKRATDDTTSNIKMAQQRVFNVGAQTINNIRRATYPTFVNSLLKSFFSHITKVMIRLSKYVRLRPLPYFTKTEEKQSSERSKAIKENVFSKEGQLIIKSKLSGAKIAQIEGMKPEELTKKMNIVILELQRKSGIEEELDKKDYVHMDFDEKSFNEMDFSKEGLDKKGFVKMVYNKDKKQFVETDFDEKDFNEMGFDKDFEYDGSRNKSDVGDDTQGMFYQSYTRCDNKQNNYQTYETTKTQSMEIREMKTKKRCSEYKTTKIDSNVCNEQNVMRNDDGNIIYIAIVESHVYTNRDAIFEEHLRRMSESKSVIEKTELNKLSDLLETTDKLNVYVALDDTRKLSFASDTMIPVDHSPLNEFETQSIKYIRSATDLENVAKKIAVQNITQIIEPLLHMENKQHISNKQAHAVLEMPVISIAETTDVSTEEKQAYFQAQVFVSQKSYMSVEEPCKPVIEITEIDVDEDESAVIEESQIKVELPEATIETPVKSIAEISEVITKEDDIVEIAVTKPNTVEVHPILDITAKTVAVTSEVLSHEASVELFDVPKTAAKTSDTVMEKTSMSVAETTTTSPERSSEFLSVTEARKETAKMNISENLAIEVSHVSFEEPKNEKINVQKSQFEQANITLTTSVAAEVLEIAVLEKEPETFDVPIIKDKKMESLMENFVFSIAEITQEIPNEPRNEPIEEIKTTNQNATLQIQEFNATEANVVYPSEPKFQSLEIKDITEIQPQALVEQTNFTVAEQLTILPEETSKEIDVTIAPNQQADIAIEELKAAEIITVSTEEPAHENLEVLKIVEKLPQTLMESCVLTLAEAQAIIPEGPKDEYFEIPPLTTKQTKILTEPALLTIAESIDVLPDGPKEGVFKVTEASKEQTRIDLDDLKPLHTTTVFIEEQHEEFQVPQVDQKIPQTLMENPILTIPISLAILPEGPKDGPFEIDSVTSLEPKVDFEEFKAAAVTIVFPEEPKQKNLDIPIVLERQPLSEIESPRHSVAEILAIIPEGPEAGSLELNKIPEEKIKVNFNELHSLETTSTSLGESVKEDMIIQKTIEKKLQTQIQEMNLNIAETLTITPEEPKDETFVVNKTVNQEARINIEELKAAESKIIMLEETINEDLELPDIKKSLEKQVNVSLVESTATMVAEQTAVTVAKEETFKFMNKVPVTATTRDVKLEIVDVSDDSRSFEDVDLNYTVELPKEHDDKVNEVFAEATITKQKTPPLEVFAEYEFNEKKTQQDSIIYESIKLLKKKIFKQSTDESFSYTALITDEEFNRKVEEELIKIISTTEASEYIKNGDISTFSFSLASSALTPLIEEYMFRIRGPSLRRFQYIDDVFEEATFRLKSKFQSSTVENFDASLTLILQDIATSQLQSEVIDVDIESTEYISETDIKKQYFESQKTSKLDTSVQAEKQSLHTGLAIASAATKQTIETGIDVTVLAIEEEPLIEATRSKAVRKTKSSKKSARAETSQAELKASKLEVSDARHIEAMESEASLHSQSLGASMEVSMGSLSMEMNQEHESHLQVSKRKHIEASRVSASASDFDHETIISKESVTKSKSLESDKKLSIKTDLRTNEAYEVTNGESPSPPLSPPTPLTDEYIFRLEIPLPEECEFVPRDCSYSPESIEDEIILRNGLIPHIITRIERIIYSPPLPTPPISPERQIIPIYRKPTLKGGSGDDKTINASFFKFIQRRFYEMDQTCLANQIMKAVDSMIDPNASLEQQVAQMKAQLAALSQLPNLIQQKVDAVSRQISQISQMEYKEVRQEKYLEINKTPQERIVQFEKHPESHRQSVEITEIDVPENESTGQRGGKMQIRVTKPSLTEDEVALMKREEVKRMLESKMKKEHNKEFIHQIKEQQPQIQNKPTPMFGPAPPERPLILPGGRKWKKSREYDEELIQETLTAQAEVIKGNAIGVNFMKYQKPPKGLDHLQHSEVYKAIHNMDEARPKRVAMLMPSIAEADYRELEVLVDFGANPDENVVNKTLKYLNEQDGVKQAVFKDGAVMVETTLPSSVILDMVTRTSGRRSVLQGFGDTQSAVAMISSQRCCKQQVLGVIRFQQNDGGPLVGDGSVDGLAPGPHGLHVHDAGDLSLGCNSIGDHYNPHRSPHGAPSDPPDKRHAGDLGNIVADDKGRATFRILDSVLNIYDIVGRSVAIKENADDFGRGSSPASKTDGDSGASVACGIIARSAGIFQNPKRICACDGVVVWDEKDRPLAGKGRRDKCCHNEKDLDKVKVCCKV; the protein is encoded by the exons ATGCGCTTTTATCTTCTATACAAAAATCA TGGCCTCTACGATCCAGTCTTGGATGACACGGAAGATTATTATGTACCGATAACAGAAGAAGACCTGCAAACGTCTAATATTTCTGGAcaaacctatactataaattatGCGGACAGACAAAATGTGGAAAACAATTATGGTGCTAACGTTACAAAATCAGATACTAAATTCGAAgatcaaatgaaatcaaatttaaaagatGTATTCCTACATATTAACGTGGACGATCTACCACCTTCAGCCAGATTTAAGCTACCTGTTTCTGATGAATATGACCCCGAAGGTAGGAAAATGTCGAAATTACAGAGATTATATcagaatttattgaatattgatCTTAAAAAAGTATCCCAACAAATAAGACTAGAAGAAAACAAAACTGTCAGACATACAGATGACATTAGACAAGATATAAATAGAGAAATTgcaaaagaaatattaagacAAAATGAAATGACCAAAAAAGATTCTATATATACTGAAAATAATAAGCAAGAATGGGATATAATAAGAGAAACGGCCACAGATATTgttgaaaaaagtataaataaggcGTTGTCGATTgcgaaaatgaaacaaaatactaaaatcgaAAAAAATGTTGAGTTCGAAAATACTGAAATTAAAATGCATAAAGAATCAAAAGATATAGAGGCTTTAAAAGAATCAAAGGTTGAAAAGGTAGAAAACAAAACAGAGCTAATCCAAGAAGTGCGAATAAAAGACACTAACGAAAAGAAAACAACCTATGAGAAAAAAGAACTGAAAAAGGTAACTTTTAATGAAGATGTAATAGAAGACAAGAGTTACGAAGAGAGTCAAAATGAAGAAACAATTAACATTGAAAGTGACTCTAGGTTAACAGcggaaaaaagaaaattattaacgAGACAAGACATAGAAGAAGCTATAAAACCAGGCACCGTTCGTGATagaactgaaatatttaataaacacaatataataaacgaCGTCAATAAATCTGATAAATacgaaaaaacatatattaaagaaTCGGaacaattatcaaaaaaaatgaAACGAGCAACAGACGATACTACATCTAACATCAAAATGGCACAACAGAGAGTATTTAATGTTGGAGcacaaactataaataatattcggcGAGCAACGTACCCTACATTTGTAAacagtttattaaaatcatttttctcACATATTACCAAAGTTATGATTAGATTATCTAAATATGTAAGATTAAGGCCTCTACCATATTTCACTAAAACAGAAGAGAAACAATCTAGCGAACGAAGTAAAGCAATCAAAGAGAATGTTTTTTCTAAAGAAggacaattaattataaagagtaAACTATCTGGGGCTAAAATAGCTCAAATAGAAGGAATGAAACCTGAGGAACTAACTAAGAAAATGAATATTGTTATATTGGAACTTCAGAGAAAGTCGGGAATAGAAGAAGAATTAGATAAAAAAGATTATGTTCATATGGATTTCGACgaaaaaagttttaatgaaaTGGATTTTAGCAAAGAAGGTTTAGATAAAAAAGGTTTTGTTAAAATGGTatacaataaagataaaaaacaatttgtcgAAACGGATTTCGACGAAAAAGATTTTAACGAAATGGGATTCGATAAAGACTTCGAATACGACGGAAGTAGAAATAAAAGTGATGTAGGAGACGATACCCAAGGCATGTTTTACCAAAGCTATACACGTTGTGATAACAAACAGAACAATTATCAAACTTACGAGACAACCAAAACTCAATCAATGGAAATTAGAgaaatgaaaactaaaaaaCGTTGCTCTGAATACAAAACGACAAAAATTGATTCAAACGTTTGTAATGAGCAGAATGTAATGAGAAATGATGATggcaatataatttacatagcAATAGTAGAATCGCATGTTTATACGAACAGAGATGCTATTTTCGAAGAGCATTTACGGCGAATGTCAGAAAGTAAAAGTGTTATCGAAAAAACTGAATTAAACAAACTAAGTGATTTATTAGAAACGACAGATAAATTGAATGTCTATGTTGCACTTGATGACACTCGTAAGCTATCATTCGCAAGTGATACTATGATACCTGTTGATCATTCGCCATTGAATGAATTTGAAACTCaatcgataaaatatataagaagcgCTACTGATTTAGAAAACGTAGCGAAGAAAATTGCAGTACAAAATATAACGCAAATTATCGAACCGCTACTTCATATGGAGAACAAACAACATATAAGTAACAAACAAGCCCACGCGGTACTTGAAATGCCGGTAATATCGATAGCTGAAACGACAGACGTCTCAACGGAAGAAAAACAAGCTTATTTTCAGGCGCAAGTGTTCGTATCACAAAAATCTTACATGTCAGTTGAAGAACCTTGCAAACCGGTTATTGAAATAACAGAAATTGACGTTGACGAAGACGAAAGTGCAGTTATCGAAGAATCACAAATTAAAGTGGAGCTACCGGAAGCTACAATCGAAACACCAGTGAAATCCATTGCTGAGATTTCGGAAGTAATAACAAAAGAAGATGATATAGTTGAAATTGCCGTTACTAAGCCGAATACAGTTGAAGTGCACCCTATTTTAGATATTACTGCAAAGACCGTCGCAGTTACCTCTGAAGTTCTTTCCCATGAAGCCAGCGTAGAACTCTTCGATGTACCTAAGACTGCTGCTAAAACTTCGGACACTGTTATGGAAAAAACTTCAATGTCAGTAGCAGAGACTACAACAACTTCTCCAGAACGTAGCAGTGAGTTTTTAAGTGTTACCGAAGCGCGTAAAGAAACAGCTAAAATGAATATAAGTGAAAATTTAGCAATTGAAGTTTCGCATGTGTCATTTGAAGAaccaaaaaatgaaaaaattaacgtaCAAAAGTCTCAGTTCGAACAAGCGAATATAACCTTAACAACTAGCGTTGCAGCGGAAGTACTGGAAATAGCTGTTTTGGAAAAGGAACCAGAAACATTTGATGTTCCTATAATCAAAGACAAGAAAATGGAGTCATTAATGGAAAACTTCGTTTTTTCTATCGCTGAAATTACACAGGAAATTCCTAACGAACCTAGAAACGAACCCATTGaagaaattaaaacaacaaatcaAAACGCAACACTTCAAATTCAAGAATTTAATGCAACTGAAGCAAACGTTGTATATCCATCAGAACCGAAATTCCAAAGTTTAGAAATAAAGGATATCACAGAAATACAACCCCAAGCTTTAGTAGAACAAACAAACTTTACTGTAGCAGAACAATTAACTATATTACCTGAAGAAACGAGTAAAGAAATAGATGTAACAATAGCGCCAAACCAACAAGCAGATATTGCTATAGAAGAATTAAAAGCTGCAGAAATTATCACAGTGTCTACTGAAGAACCTGCACATGAAAATCTCGAAGTTCTCAAAATCGTTGAGAAGTTACCACAAACTTTAATGGAAAGTTGTGTCTTAACTCTCGCTGAAGCACAAGCTATAATACCTGAAGGACCTAAGGACGAATATTTTGAAATTCCACCTTTAACTacgaaacaaacaaaaatattaacagaacCTGCTTTATTAACAATTGCCGAATCAATTGATGTATTGCCTGATGGTCCCAAAGAAGGCGTATTCAAAGTCACTGAAGCTTCAAAAGAACAGACTCGTATCGATCTAGATGATTTAAAGCCTCTTCACACGACTACTGTTTTTATCGAAGAACAACACGAAGAGTTTCAAGTACCACAAGTCGATCAGAAGATCCCACAGACATTAATGGAAAATCCAATATTGACAATCCCTATTTCGCTAGCTATTTTGCCTGAAGGTCCAAAAGATGGACCATTTGAAATCGATAGCGTAACAAGTTTAGAACCTAAGGTTGATTTTGAAGAATTCAAAGCAGCTGCTGTGACCATTGTATTTCCTGAAGAGCCTAAACAAAAGAATTTAGATATCCCTATAGTCCTTGAAAGACAGCCACTATCTGAAATAGAAAGCCCTCGTCATTCTGTTGCTGAAATATTAGCGATAATACCAGAAGGTCCAGAAGCTGGTAGTCTTGAACTAAATAAGATACCAgaagaaaaaattaaagtaaatttcaaCGAATTACACTCATTGGAAACAACAAGTACGTCGCTCGGGGAGTCTGTTAAGGAGGATATGATCATTCAAAAGACAATTGAAAAAAAGCTTCAGACTCAAATACaggaaatgaatttaaatattgctgAAACGTTAACAATAACCCCAGAAGAACCCAAAGATGAAacttttgttgtaaataaaacagttaatCAAGAAGCGCGCATTAATATTGAAGAGTTGAAAGCTGCAGAAAGCAAAATCATAATGTTAGAAGAGACTATAAATGAAGATTTAGAGTTACCAGACATAAAAAAATCTCTTGAAAAGCAAGTAAATGTATCTTTGGTTGAATCGACTGCTACTATGGTTGCAGAACAAACAGCTGTTACGGTAGCTAAAGAAGAAACGttcaaatttatgaataaagtaCCAGTGACAGCTACAACACGTGACGTGAAGCTAGAAATAGTAGATGTGTCTGATGATTCCAGAAGCTTTGAAGACGTAGATTTGAATTACACTGTGGAGCTACCTAAAGAACACGATGATAAAGTTAATGAAGTATTTGCTGAAGCTACCATCACTAAACAGAAGACACCACCCTTAGAGGTGTTTGCGGAATACGAATTTAATGAAAAGAAAACGCAACAAGACTCCATCATATATGAATCTATaaaacttttgaaaaaaaaaatattcaaacaatcTACGGACGAAAGTTTCAGCTACACGGCTCTCATCACAGATGAGGAATTTAATAGGAAAGTTGAAGAGGagctgataaaaataatatcaacaacCGAAGCatcagaatatataaaaaatggagATATTAGTACTTTTTCTTTTTCGTTAGCATCATCAGCCCTTACTCCTTTAATTGAGGAATACATGTTTAGAATTAGAGGTCCATCGTTGAGGAGATTTCAATATATAGATGATGTTTTTGAAGAAGCAACATTCAGGCTAAAGTCGAAATTTCAATCATCAACCGTTGAGAACTTTGATGCAAGTTTAACGTTAATATTACAAGATATAGCAACATCACAACTTCAATCAGAAGTCATTGATGTTGATATAGAATCAACGGAATATATATCTGAAACAGATATAAAGAAACAATATTTCGAGTCGCAGAAAACTTCCAAGTTAGATACAAGTGTTCAAGCTGAAAAACAAAGCTTACACACAGGTTTAGCTATAGCGAGTGCAGCAACGAAGCAAACAATTGAAACAGGTATCGACGTTACCGTATTAGCTATTGAGGAAGAACCTTTAATTGAAGCGACCAGATCGAAAGCAGTTCGAAAGACGAAGTCAAGTAAAAAATCAGCGAGAGCAGAAACTTCACAAGCTGAATTGAAAGCTAGTAAACTTGAAGTATCAGATGCAAGACACATCGAAGCCATGGAGAGCGAAGCGTCTCTACATTCTCAATCGCTAGGAGCGAGTATGGAAGTCAGTATGGGTAGTCTTAGTATGGAAATGAATCAAGAACATGAATCGCACCTACAAGTGTCTAAAAGAAAACATATTGAAGCGAGTAGAGTATCCGCGTCTGCATCTGACTTCGATCATGAAACAATTATATCTAAAGAATCTGTCACTAAATCGAAATCATTGGAATCTGACAAGAAACTCTCAATCAAAACTGACTTGAGAACAAATGAGGCATATGAAGTCACAAATGGCGAATCACCATCACCTCCATTGTCACCACCAACGCCATTAACCGATGAATATATATTCAGACTCGAAATTCCACTACCAGAAGAATGTGAATTCGTACCCAGGGATTGTTCTTATAGTCCTGAAAGCATAGAAGATGAAATTATATTGAGGAATGGTTTAATACCACATATCATAACTAGAATCGAACGTATAATTTACAGCCCCCCTCTACCAACCCCTCCTATTTCACCGGAAAGACAAATTATACCAATTTACAGGAAACCGACGCTTAAAGGGGGTTCGGGTGATGATAAAACAATCAACGCaagcttttttaaattt ATACAAAGAAGGTTCTACGAAATGGATCAGACGTGTTTAGCTAATCAGATCATGAAAGCAGTGGATAGCATGATCg ATCCAAATGCGAGTCTGGAACAGCAAGTAGCACAGATGAAAGCACAACTAGCAGCTCTGTCGCAGCTTCCCAATCTCATTCAACAGAAAGTGGATGCTGTGAGCCGGCAGATCAGTCAAATTAGCCAAAtg GAATACAAAGAAGTTCGTCAAGAGAAATATCtggaaattaataaaacacCTCAAG AAAGAATTGTTCAATTCGAGAAACATCCAGAAAGTCACAGACAATCGGTTGAAATAACAGAGATTGATGTACCAGAGAATGAGTCGACAGGACAGAGAGGTGGAAAGATGCAAATAAGAGTGACCAAACCGAGTTTAACAGAAGATGAGGTAGCGCTCATGAAGAGAGAAGAAGTGAAGAGAATGCTGGAGAGTAAGATGAAGAAAGAGCACAATAag gaATTTATCCATCAAATAAAGGAACAACAACCACAGATCCAAAACAAACCAACACCTATGTTCGGACCTGCCCCTCCAGAAAGACCGCTCATCCTGCCTGGTGGAAGGAAATGGAAAAAATCCAGGGAATACGATGAGGAGCTGATCCAGGAGACATTGACCGCACAAGCGGAAGTCATAAAAGGAAATGCGATTgg agTGAATTTCATGAAATACCAGAAACCGCCCAAAGGCCTCGACCACTTGCAACATTCTGAAGTCTACAAAGCGATACACAATATGGACGAAGCGCGTCCGAAGAGAGTTGCTATGTTGATGCCTTCCATCGCTGAAGCTGATTATAGAGag TTGGAAGTGTTGGTGGATTTTGGCGCGAATCCAGACGAGAATGTCGTCAATAAaactcttaaatatttaaacgaacAAGATGGCGTGAAACAg GCGGTATTCAAAGATGGCGCTGTTATGGTAGAAACTACGCTGCCGAGTTCCGTTATCCTGGACATGGTGACGAGGACATCTGGCAGAAGATCAGTTCTGCAGGGATTTGGGG ACACTCAGTCGGCGGTGGCGATGATATCCAGCCAGCGATGCTGCAAACAGCAGGTGTTAGGCGTGATAAGGTTCCAGCAGAACGATGGCGGGCCCCTCGTGGGCGACGGCAGCGTGGACGGTCTCGCGCCCGGCCCGCACGGTCTGCACGTCCACGACGCTGGTGATCTAAGCTTG GGTTGCAATTCGATCGGCGACCACTACAACCCGCATCGCTCCCCGCACGGGGCCCCCTCCGACCCCCCGGACAAGAGACACGCAGGGGACCTGGGGAATATTGTCGCTGATGATAAAGGCAGAGCGACTTTCAGAATACTGGACAGCGTGCTTAAC